A section of the Citrobacter farmeri genome encodes:
- a CDS encoding metal-dependent hydrolase: protein MPTIITHAAVPICLGLGLGLKAIPPRLLFAGIALAMLPDADVLSFKLGVSYGNVFGHRGFTHSLLFALVVPLLCVWMGRRWFKAGLMRCWLFLTVSLLSHSLLDSVTTGGKGVGWLWPWSDERFFAPWQVIKVAPFALSRYNTPYGHQVILSELIWVWLPGALLMGMLWWYRKH from the coding sequence ATGCCAACCATTATTACCCATGCCGCCGTCCCGATTTGCCTCGGACTAGGTCTGGGATTGAAAGCCATTCCTCCACGTTTACTGTTTGCCGGAATCGCGCTTGCAATGCTACCGGACGCCGATGTGCTTTCGTTTAAACTCGGCGTGTCCTATGGCAACGTGTTCGGGCATCGCGGATTTACCCATTCACTGCTGTTTGCCCTGGTGGTTCCGCTGCTCTGCGTGTGGATGGGGCGACGATGGTTTAAAGCCGGGTTAATGCGCTGCTGGTTATTTTTAACGGTTTCGCTGCTGTCACACAGCCTGCTGGATTCGGTAACCACCGGCGGCAAAGGCGTTGGCTGGCTGTGGCCGTGGTCAGATGAACGTTTCTTCGCGCCGTGGCAGGTGATCAAGGTCGCGCCGTTTGCCTTGTCGCGCTATAACACGCCATATGGACACCAGGTCATTCTTTCCGAGTTAATCTGGGTGTGGTTGCCGGGAGCGCTGCTGATGGGAATGCTGTGGTGGTATAGGAAGCATTAA
- a CDS encoding PTS transporter subunit EIIC, with protein MSLISGFVKSLSKLSMIGRALMLPISLLPAAGLLLAFGDKFHLPLMMNAGGVIFDNLPMLFAIGSAVGLASESGIAALSAAVSVFVTNITISTVLSITPEMASQGGKYAMVVGIPTLQMGVFGGLICGILAAWCYNRFHTMQLPEFLGFFSGKRFVAIATAFLSFVLGLLLPYVWQHIQAGIDALSVVVNGDNQALSTFIFGLVERALIPLGLHHIWYPSFWYSFGDYTTQAGQVIHGDQTIWFKMLEEGVKSFSSDTYQNAGKFMQGEFPLMLFALPAACLAMYHEAHTKNKKIAAGILFSAALTCFLTGITEPVEFTFIFVAPILYVFNAIMAGLAYMTMYLLHAHIAKSFSAGFIDYLSFGILPSFNGYQTNFLNAIIIGVPMALIYYFTFRFVIRRFDIKTPGRTEVTANANDKTDTEIATEIIGLLGGAQNIDSVGSCITRLRLEVAKSDEVDKDGLNGLGARGVVFVGDNGIQVIFGARAQFIAQTMSTMIGK; from the coding sequence ATGAGTCTGATATCAGGGTTTGTTAAATCGTTGTCTAAATTATCGATGATTGGCCGCGCTTTAATGCTGCCAATTTCACTGCTTCCCGCTGCGGGCCTGCTGCTGGCCTTCGGGGATAAATTCCATCTACCGCTGATGATGAACGCGGGCGGCGTTATCTTTGATAACCTGCCGATGCTGTTCGCTATCGGCTCTGCCGTTGGCCTGGCCTCGGAATCCGGTATCGCAGCGCTGTCTGCGGCGGTCTCTGTATTTGTCACCAATATCACCATCAGCACGGTGTTAAGCATCACGCCGGAGATGGCTTCCCAGGGCGGTAAATACGCGATGGTGGTCGGTATCCCAACCCTGCAAATGGGCGTTTTTGGCGGCCTGATCTGCGGTATTCTCGCCGCCTGGTGCTACAACCGCTTTCACACCATGCAGTTGCCGGAATTCCTCGGATTCTTCTCTGGTAAACGTTTTGTGGCGATCGCCACCGCGTTTCTCTCCTTTGTGCTGGGACTGCTGCTGCCTTACGTCTGGCAACATATTCAGGCCGGTATTGATGCGCTGTCAGTGGTCGTCAACGGCGATAATCAGGCCCTCTCAACCTTCATCTTTGGCCTGGTTGAACGTGCGCTGATCCCACTCGGGTTACACCACATCTGGTATCCTTCCTTCTGGTACTCCTTCGGGGATTACACCACTCAGGCCGGCCAGGTGATCCACGGCGACCAGACGATCTGGTTCAAGATGCTGGAGGAAGGCGTCAAATCCTTCAGTAGCGATACCTATCAGAACGCGGGTAAATTCATGCAGGGCGAATTCCCGCTGATGCTGTTTGCCCTGCCTGCCGCGTGTCTGGCGATGTATCACGAAGCGCATACAAAGAATAAGAAAATTGCTGCCGGTATTCTGTTCTCGGCCGCGCTCACCTGCTTCCTCACAGGGATTACCGAGCCGGTTGAGTTCACCTTCATCTTCGTGGCGCCGATTTTGTACGTCTTCAACGCGATTATGGCGGGACTGGCCTATATGACCATGTACCTGCTGCATGCGCATATTGCCAAGTCGTTCTCCGCCGGTTTCATCGACTACCTGTCGTTTGGTATCCTGCCGTCCTTCAATGGCTATCAGACCAACTTCCTGAATGCCATTATCATCGGCGTGCCGATGGCGTTGATTTACTACTTTACTTTCCGCTTTGTCATTCGTCGTTTCGACATCAAAACGCCAGGCCGTACTGAAGTGACCGCCAATGCGAACGACAAAACGGATACAGAAATTGCCACTGAAATCATTGGCCTGCTGGGCGGCGCGCAGAACATCGACTCCGTAGGTTCCTGCATTACCCGTCTGCGTCTGGAAGTGGCGAAAAGCGATGAGGTCGATAAAGACGGTCTCAACGGCCTGGGTGCCCGCGGCGTGGTCTTTGTCGGGGACAACGGTATCCAGGTGATTTTCGGTGCAAGAGCACAGTTTATCGCTCAGACCATGTCCACGATGATTGGCAAATAA
- the malI gene encoding Mal regulon transcriptional regulator MalI, which produces MKKVSIIDVAKQAGVSVSTVSLVLRQKGKISEATIEKVHAAINTLGYVHNIAAANLRASTSNLIGLILRDFSDSFSIKVMASIVQELEKQGFMVFLGQPQDDRASLERCLLSFKQQGVAGVIYLSSDPIRTALPEQVRQCPLPLVVVSQSLIEENCNLVMRDNRQAASLATRYLIERGHRSIGYIGGRPDCLIRQQRLQGFRNTLAQNGMVYKEESTPACDDDTYAASIATRHLLEQNNTITALLCHSPTAIIGCISGIHQVGRTLGKDVFLTQQVALVGFEDMLHVNLTSPSFTYVSSAIEETGRQAAGLIIGQLKEPERQTQRITLSGQLITRESA; this is translated from the coding sequence TTGAAGAAAGTCAGCATTATTGATGTCGCAAAGCAGGCAGGTGTCTCGGTTTCGACCGTCTCTCTGGTGCTACGACAGAAAGGGAAAATCTCAGAGGCAACGATTGAGAAGGTCCATGCTGCCATCAATACGCTTGGCTATGTGCATAACATCGCCGCGGCGAATCTTCGCGCCAGCACTTCCAATCTGATCGGCCTGATCCTGCGTGATTTTAGCGATAGCTTTTCCATCAAGGTAATGGCAAGTATTGTTCAGGAGTTGGAAAAACAGGGCTTTATGGTTTTTCTGGGGCAACCGCAGGATGATCGCGCAAGCCTGGAACGCTGCTTGCTCTCTTTCAAACAGCAAGGTGTGGCTGGCGTAATTTATTTGTCGTCGGATCCCATCCGTACAGCACTACCTGAACAGGTGCGCCAGTGTCCTTTACCATTAGTTGTCGTATCGCAATCGCTGATTGAAGAAAACTGCAATCTGGTGATGCGTGATAATCGTCAGGCTGCTAGCCTTGCCACTCGCTATCTGATTGAACGCGGTCACCGCAGCATTGGCTATATTGGCGGTCGACCAGACTGTCTGATTCGCCAGCAGAGACTACAGGGTTTTCGCAATACACTGGCGCAAAATGGCATGGTTTATAAAGAAGAATCGACTCCTGCATGTGACGATGATACCTATGCTGCCAGCATTGCCACCCGCCATCTGCTGGAACAAAATAACACCATCACGGCTCTTCTGTGCCACTCACCCACGGCCATCATTGGCTGCATAAGCGGTATCCATCAGGTCGGACGAACTCTCGGTAAAGACGTATTTCTGACCCAGCAGGTGGCGCTAGTTGGTTTTGAAGATATGCTGCACGTCAATCTCACCTCCCCTTCGTTTACTTATGTCTCTTCCGCCATCGAAGAGACAGGAAGACAGGCCGCCGGATTGATTATCGGCCAGCTTAAAGAGCCAGAAAGACAGACACAACGGATCACGCTGTCAGGCCAGCTTATCACCCGGGAATCAGCGTAG
- the cysS gene encoding cysteine--tRNA ligase — MLKIFNTLTRQKEEFKPIHAGEVGMYVCGITVYDLCHIGHGRTFVAFDVVARYLRFLGYQLKYVRNITDIDDKIIKRANENGESFVALVDRMIVEMHNDFDALNILRPDLEPRATHHIAEIIEITEQLIAKGHAYVADNGDVMFDVPTDPNYGQLSRQDLDQLQAGARVDVVDVKHNPMDFVLWKMSKEGEPSWPSPWGAGRPGWHIECSAMNCKQLGNHFDIHGGGSDLMFPHHENEIAQSTCAHDGEYVNYWMHSGMVMVDREKMSKSLGNFFTVRDVLKYYDAETVRYFLMSGHYRSQLNYSEENLKQARSALERLYTALRGTDKSVAPAGGEAFEARFVEAMNDDFNTPEAYSVLFDMAREVNRLKGEDMAAANAMASHLRKISGVLGLLEQDPEAFLQSGAQADDGEVAEIEALIQQRLDARKAKDWAAADAARDRLNEMGIVLEDGPQGTTWRRK, encoded by the coding sequence ATGTTAAAAATCTTTAATACACTGACGCGCCAAAAAGAGGAATTCAAACCCATTCATGCCGGGGAAGTCGGCATGTACGTGTGTGGTATCACCGTTTACGATCTTTGTCATATTGGTCATGGCCGTACGTTTGTGGCGTTTGACGTGGTTGCGCGCTATCTGCGCTTTCTGGGCTACCAACTGAAGTACGTGCGTAACATCACCGATATCGACGACAAAATCATTAAGCGCGCTAATGAAAATGGCGAAAGCTTTGTCGCGCTGGTGGATCGTATGATCGTCGAGATGCACAACGATTTTGATGCGCTAAATATTCTGCGTCCGGACCTGGAACCGCGCGCGACCCACCATATCGCTGAAATCATCGAAATCACTGAACAGCTGATTGCCAAAGGTCATGCCTATGTGGCGGACAACGGCGACGTGATGTTCGATGTCCCGACCGATCCGAACTACGGGCAACTGTCGCGCCAGGATCTGGATCAACTTCAGGCCGGTGCGCGCGTGGATGTGGTGGACGTGAAGCACAACCCGATGGACTTCGTGCTGTGGAAAATGTCCAAAGAGGGTGAGCCGAGCTGGCCGTCACCGTGGGGCGCTGGTCGTCCTGGTTGGCACATTGAGTGTTCCGCGATGAACTGCAAACAGTTGGGTAATCACTTTGATATCCACGGCGGTGGTTCTGACCTGATGTTCCCGCACCACGAAAACGAAATTGCCCAGTCCACCTGCGCACATGACGGTGAGTATGTGAACTACTGGATGCACTCTGGCATGGTGATGGTTGACCGAGAGAAGATGTCCAAATCGCTGGGTAACTTCTTTACCGTGCGCGACGTGCTGAAATATTACGACGCAGAAACCGTGCGCTATTTCCTGATGTCCGGCCACTATCGTAGCCAGTTGAACTACAGTGAAGAGAACCTGAAGCAGGCGCGTTCCGCGCTGGAGCGCCTGTATACGGCGCTGCGCGGGACGGATAAGTCTGTTGCGCCAGCCGGCGGCGAGGCGTTTGAAGCGCGTTTTGTTGAGGCGATGAACGACGATTTCAACACCCCCGAAGCCTACTCCGTGCTGTTTGATATGGCGCGCGAAGTCAACCGTCTGAAGGGAGAGGATATGGCCGCTGCGAACGCGATGGCTTCTCACCTGCGTAAGATTTCTGGCGTGCTGGGTCTGTTAGAGCAGGATCCGGAAGCGTTCCTGCAAAGCGGTGCGCAGGCGGACGACGGTGAAGTCGCGGAAATTGAAGCGTTGATTCAACAGCGCCTGGATGCCCGCAAAGCCAAAGACTGGGCGGCAGCGGATGCTGCGCGTGACCGTCTGAACGAGATGGGCATTGTGCTGGAAGATGGTCCGCAGGGAACCACCTGGCGTCGTAAGTAA
- the ppiB gene encoding peptidylprolyl isomerase B, with protein MVTFHTNHGDIVIKTFDDKAPETVKNFLDYCREGFYNNTIFHRVINGFMIQGGGFEPGMKQKATKDAIKNEANNGLKNTRGTLAMARTQAPHSATAQFFINVADNDFLNFSAESMQGWGYCVFAEVVEGMDVVDKIKGVSTGRSGMHQDVPKEDVIIENVTVSE; from the coding sequence ATGGTTACTTTCCACACTAATCACGGCGATATCGTAATCAAAACATTTGATGATAAAGCGCCTGAAACAGTTAAAAACTTCCTGGACTACTGCCGCGAAGGTTTTTACAACAACACCATTTTCCACCGTGTGATTAACGGTTTTATGATTCAGGGCGGCGGTTTTGAACCTGGCATGAAACAGAAAGCCACCAAAGACGCTATCAAAAATGAAGCCAACAACGGTCTGAAAAATACCCGTGGTACGCTGGCGATGGCGCGTACTCAGGCACCGCACTCCGCGACGGCGCAGTTCTTCATCAACGTTGCCGACAACGACTTCCTGAACTTCTCCGCCGAAAGCATGCAGGGCTGGGGCTACTGCGTATTTGCAGAAGTGGTTGAAGGCATGGATGTTGTTGACAAAATCAAAGGCGTTTCTACCGGTCGCAGCGGCATGCACCAGGACGTACCGAAAGAAGACGTGATTATCGAAAACGTGACCGTCAGCGAGTAA
- a CDS encoding FKBP-type peptidyl-prolyl cis-trans isomerase: MLQQSLRDAQKQIATLQQQLESANQQLEESSNQLAALRSEQDKGNSVSIVQQKQLAENLDEINKLKKQITDQLADKVANSLDYAAEKMRDSQALMQLKKLLAESQNQSVALNKQIAELTAAQAANAKALAEARTGDSKSMADLKQSLEKSQSESAALKTALTDSQNQSVALNKQIAELTAAQAANAKALAEARAGDSKSMADLKQSLEKSQSESAALKTALTDSQNQGVALNKQIAELTAAQTANAKALAEARAGDSKSMADLKQSLEKSQSESAALKTALTDSQNQGVALNKQIAELTAAQAANAKALAEARADDSKAVADLKLSLEKSQSESAALKTSLTDSQNQGVALNKQIAELTAAQTANAKALAEARADDSKSMADLKQSLEKSQSESAALKTALTDSQNQGVALNKQIAELTAAQTANAKALAEATTGDSNVVAELKQALGKSQTETAALKSALTDSQNQRAVQNKQITDLRASLSDNDKSLADARKTLAENKTQQDDAQKKLQEVTAKLDAQNKQISTLTATKTGAATPAPASEEQLRAYALGTLWGQEVRGAMANVQSDGFPLELTQVISGVSDSIKGQLKVPESKILAELDIMNKKAMELQKSASTKANQSNKFISTFSSKPGTKRADMGYYYRIIQKGQGKIAATDVVAIAVKESLSSGKVIKDMMKSGKVLALPLANFPPLFNSAIGKMNKGGKLIMAVPPELAYGAQGRPPEIPPSSTMVYEITVVDVQPAAGK; the protein is encoded by the coding sequence GTGCTTCAGCAATCGCTACGCGATGCGCAAAAACAGATCGCGACTCTGCAACAGCAACTGGAGAGCGCAAATCAACAACTTGAGGAGAGTTCGAACCAGTTGGCGGCTTTACGTAGCGAACAGGATAAAGGTAACTCCGTCTCCATTGTGCAACAAAAGCAGTTGGCAGAAAACCTGGATGAAATCAATAAACTTAAAAAACAGATAACTGACCAGCTTGCTGATAAGGTGGCGAATTCTCTTGATTATGCCGCGGAGAAAATGCGTGACAGTCAGGCGTTGATGCAACTTAAAAAGCTATTGGCGGAGAGCCAGAATCAGAGCGTTGCGTTGAATAAACAGATTGCGGAACTGACGGCGGCCCAAGCGGCTAATGCAAAAGCGCTGGCGGAAGCCAGGACAGGCGACAGCAAGTCCATGGCTGATCTGAAGCAGTCTCTGGAAAAGAGCCAGTCTGAATCGGCGGCCCTGAAAACTGCCCTGACCGACAGCCAGAATCAGAGCGTTGCGCTGAATAAACAGATTGCGGAACTGACGGCGGCCCAAGCGGCCAATGCCAAAGCGCTGGCGGAAGCCAGGGCAGGCGACAGCAAGTCCATGGCTGATCTGAAGCAGTCTCTGGAAAAGAGCCAGTCTGAATCAGCGGCCCTGAAAACTGCCCTGACCGACAGCCAGAATCAGGGCGTTGCGCTGAATAAACAGATCGCGGAACTGACGGCGGCGCAAACGGCCAATGCCAAAGCGCTGGCGGAAGCCAGGGCAGGCGACAGCAAGTCCATGGCTGATCTGAAGCAGTCTCTGGAAAAGAGCCAGTCTGAATCGGCGGCCCTGAAAACTGCCCTGACCGACAGCCAGAATCAGGGCGTTGCGCTGAATAAGCAGATTGCGGAACTGACTGCGGCCCAAGCGGCTAATGCCAAAGCGCTGGCGGAAGCCAGGGCAGACGACAGCAAGGCTGTGGCTGATCTGAAGCTGTCTCTGGAAAAGAGCCAGTCTGAATCAGCGGCCCTGAAAACTTCCCTGACCGACAGCCAGAACCAGGGCGTTGCGCTGAATAAGCAGATCGCGGAACTGACGGCGGCGCAAACGGCCAATGCCAAAGCGCTGGCGGAAGCCAGGGCAGACGACAGCAAGTCCATGGCTGATCTGAAGCAGTCCCTGGAAAAGAGCCAGTCCGAATCGGCGGCCCTGAAAACTGCCCTGACCGACAGCCAGAATCAGGGCGTTGCGCTGAATAAACAGATCGCGGAACTGACGGCGGCCCAAACGGCCAATGCCAAAGCGCTGGCGGAAGCCACGACAGGCGACAGCAACGTCGTGGCTGAACTGAAACAGGCGCTGGGCAAAAGCCAGACGGAAACAGCCGCGTTGAAAAGCGCCCTGACCGACAGCCAGAATCAGAGAGCCGTGCAGAACAAACAAATCACTGATTTGCGAGCCAGCCTGAGTGATAACGATAAATCTCTGGCCGATGCCAGGAAGACGCTGGCAGAAAACAAGACACAACAGGATGACGCGCAGAAGAAACTCCAGGAAGTGACGGCAAAACTGGATGCGCAAAATAAGCAAATTTCAACGCTAACAGCCACAAAGACTGGGGCTGCGACGCCTGCGCCAGCTTCTGAAGAACAACTGCGCGCTTATGCTTTGGGGACTTTGTGGGGGCAGGAAGTCAGAGGGGCGATGGCGAATGTACAGTCTGATGGGTTCCCACTGGAACTGACTCAGGTGATAAGCGGAGTTTCTGATTCGATCAAAGGGCAGCTTAAGGTGCCGGAAAGTAAGATCCTGGCTGAACTGGATATTATGAATAAGAAGGCAATGGAACTGCAGAAGAGTGCCAGTACCAAAGCGAATCAGAGTAACAAGTTCATCAGTACTTTTAGCAGTAAGCCGGGAACTAAACGGGCAGATATGGGCTACTACTACCGCATTATCCAAAAAGGGCAGGGTAAAATCGCGGCAACAGATGTGGTGGCGATTGCCGTTAAGGAAAGCCTTTCCAGCGGTAAAGTTATTAAAGACATGATGAAGAGCGGGAAGGTATTGGCGTTGCCGCTGGCCAATTTCCCACCGCTTTTCAATTCAGCGATCGGTAAAATGAATAAAGGGGGCAAGCTGATTATGGCAGTCCCGCCTGAACTGGCTTACGGGGCGCAAGGACGACCACCGGAGATCCCGCCATCTTCTACCATGGTCTATGAAATTACTGTTGTTGATGTACAACCTGCCGCGGGTAAATGA